The following DNA comes from SAR324 cluster bacterium.
GTCCTTCAGGACCAGTTTATGGGTTGGAGCGAGACCGGACTAGTCGCCACGGCCGAATTATGAAGTACAACCTCAATAGCTCACCAAACGATAAAATTCATGCTGAGTCTTCTCAGCATGACTGAGGTCATCCTCTCAACAAAAAAACTGACCAAAACTTTTGGAGAATTTCGTGCTCTAGAAAATCTCTCCGTAGAGATTCAGGCTGGAAAAATCACTGGATTGATCGGTCCAAATGGAGCAGGAAAGTCCACTCTTTTTCATACTTTGACAGGAATTCTCCAACCCACTGAAGGACAGGTTTTCCTCAAATCGAAAGAAATTACAAACTTTCGGACCAATCAACTATTCAAAATAGGCTTGGCCTTTACTTTTCAGCTGCCACGTCCATTTAAGAAAATGAGTGTATTGGAGAATGTCATGATTTCTCCAGTCAACCAGATTGGTGAGCGTCTCACAGGCCCTTTTTTCCAGAACACTGAGATGAAGCGTGAGGAGGCCCAAATTCGGGATAA
Coding sequences within:
- a CDS encoding ABC transporter ATP-binding protein, with protein sequence MTEVILSTKKLTKTFGEFRALENLSVEIQAGKITGLIGPNGAGKSTLFHTLTGILQPTEGQVFLKSKEITNFRTNQLFKIGLAFTFQLPRPFKKMSVLENVMISPVNQIGERLTGPFFQNTEMKREEAQIRDKAMQLLEFVTLDHLANQAAGKISGGQMKLLELARVLMVNPSMILLDEPAAGVSPTLTELLIEKITDLNLQGTTFLIIEHNMEFIMKRCDPVIAMAEGKVIFEGTPVEAQCNPLLLEAYLGATLNG